The Streptomyces sp. DG1A-41 genomic sequence GGTGCTGCACAGCGGGTGGCTGGGCCCGCTCCGGGACATCGCCGACAGCCCCGCGCCGCTGACCGGCAGCGCGGCCACGGCCGCGGTGCACACGTCCACCACACCGACCCGGGCACCTCGTCGGGCCGCCTGCTCCGCCACCAGCATCTGAATGCGGGCCGACCGGCTGTCAGGGCCCACCCGGACCACCGCCTCCAGGCATCGTGACCAGATCCTCCAGCCTCGCCGTGGTTCGTTCCCCGACGGGAAGCACCAGCGCGCGGAACGTGGCGCGGCCGGCCGGCCTGCGGAACACTCCGATGTCCAGCCACCCCCGGGAGCGGAGCGCGGCGGTGGTTGCACGATCGGCCCGGTCCACCATCGTGGCGCCGAGTGACGCCTGGTGGTCGGCCAGCAGCCGTTCCTGCACACGACGGGAGAGGTCCCGGTCCTGCGGGTGCGGCCGAACAAGGATGTCGCTGAACGCGAAGACCCTGCCGGACACCGTGAGCTGATCGATGCTGCGCGGCAAGGCTCCGTCGAAGCCGACCCACCAGGAGCCGTCGCCGCGTACCGGGAATCCGAAGGCGCATCCCATCAGTCTGTCCATCTCGGCGATCATCATGGCGAATCCCGGCCGGCGCATGTCCGTGGTGAGACGGTCCAAGAAGTCCTGGCGGCTGGGACGGCGGTATGCATCACCCGGCGCCGTTACGCGGGACTCCGCATACAGATCCGCCAGATCCTCACGCAGGCCCTCCACCAGCCAACGGTTCAGCAGACGTAATCGCACCGGAGCCATGGCTGAGGGCTCGCCGTCCCCCGGCCTCCGTGACTGTCCCCGTCCGCGTTCGGACGTCATCGCACATCGCCCGGGAGAACAGGCGCGAGCGGGGCGGACCGATGTGGCGGGGCCGGAAGGGGCGGGGCCGGGGTGTCGCCGAGAGGAGGGGGCAGGTGGTCGAACGGAAGGCCGACGAGCAGGAACCCGCAGTCGGTGAGGTCGAGAATCCGAACCAGCGTCGTCGGCGGATGGTGCAGTCGCAGGGTCCCGCCGGCCACGGTGGTCTCTTGCGCAGCGCGGAGGAATGCGTTGAGTCCGCTGCAGTCGCAGAAGGTGACGGGGGTGAGGTCGACGTCGATGGCGCGGATACCGTCCAGCAGGCACCGCTCCAGGGACACGCGCACCAACGGCGCGGATTCGAGGTCGATCTCCCCGGCCAGGGTGATCAGCGCCCGTGTACGTCGGTCATGGCGGTT encodes the following:
- a CDS encoding STAS domain-containing protein codes for the protein MPLPQLTVNRHDRRTRALITLAGEIDLESAPLVRVSLERCLLDGIRAIDVDLTPVTFCDCSGLNAFLRAAQETTVAGGTLRLHHPPTTLVRILDLTDCGFLLVGLPFDHLPPPLGDTPAPPLPAPPHRSAPLAPVLPGDVR